The Octadecabacter arcticus 238 genome contains a region encoding:
- a CDS encoding peptidylprolyl isomerase yields MLFRTKLLASAALFTFTASFAYGDAHTDMTAETVVASVNGSDITLGQLVMLRSQLPEQYQQLADDVVFNGLIEQLVNQQLLGDTLEVEPKRVGIAIANEVRSLRAGEVVNTFTSAPVDEADLQATYDARFADIVPEAEYNASHILVETEEEAIEIGTMIDDGADFAETAVEKSTGPSGPSGGDLGWFGLGMMVPAFEEAVLTLDAGEVSAPVQTQFGWHIVKLNETRETPLPTLDGLRVELTTGIQQQGLDALITTLTETADITLPEEGQFDYTLIQNLELLED; encoded by the coding sequence ATGCTATTTCGAACCAAATTGCTGGCCTCTGCCGCACTTTTTACTTTCACTGCCAGCTTCGCTTACGGCGACGCCCATACCGACATGACCGCTGAGACCGTCGTGGCGTCTGTTAACGGGTCAGACATAACGTTGGGCCAGCTCGTGATGTTGCGTTCACAACTGCCGGAACAATATCAACAACTGGCCGATGACGTTGTTTTCAACGGATTGATCGAACAATTGGTGAACCAGCAACTCCTCGGCGATACGCTCGAGGTTGAACCAAAACGCGTCGGCATCGCCATCGCGAACGAAGTGCGCTCCTTGCGGGCGGGCGAAGTGGTCAACACGTTCACCAGCGCACCGGTCGATGAAGCAGATTTGCAAGCGACCTATGATGCGCGTTTTGCGGATATCGTGCCCGAGGCTGAATACAACGCCTCCCACATCTTGGTTGAAACCGAAGAGGAAGCGATCGAGATCGGAACAATGATCGACGATGGTGCTGATTTCGCCGAAACAGCCGTCGAAAAATCCACCGGCCCATCCGGTCCGTCCGGCGGAGATCTTGGCTGGTTCGGTCTTGGCATGATGGTTCCTGCCTTCGAAGAGGCCGTTCTGACGCTGGACGCTGGCGAAGTCTCTGCACCCGTACAAACGCAATTTGGCTGGCACATCGTCAAGCTCAATGAAACGCGCGAAACACCGTTGCCGACACTTGACGGTTTACGTGTTGAGCTGACGACGGGCATTCAACAACAGGGTCTCGACGCGCTCATCACGACCTTGACCGAAACCGCCGACATCACGCTGCCCGAAGAAGGCCAGTTCGATTACACGTTGATCCAGAACCTTGAACTGCTTGAGGACTAA
- the infB gene encoding translation initiation factor IF-2, whose amino-acid sequence MSDSDGKKPLGVTPRPGSVKQSFSHGRTKNVVVETKRKRVVVPKPGTPKPAGSGSAPLGGDPSKRPAGISDVEMARRMKALQLAKAREVEDAAKRDADDKERAEQREIRRAEIDAKEREEKEREEAVKAKKDEEEQKKRDAEVAAQAAAAPAVVDPELAPAQRRAPPSGGLPVAAPRKKEDDRDTRKNKGQDDARRGGKLTLNQALRGGEGGRHRSMAQMKRKQDRARQKAMGQNVEREKVMRDVQVPEAIVVSELANRMSEKVSDVVKSLMNNGIMATQNQSIDADTAELIVEEFGHRVVRVSDSDVEDVIKIIEDDAKDLKPRPPVITIMGHVDHGKTSLLDSIRNAKVVAGEAGGITQHIGAYQVTTESGAKLTFLDTPGHAAFTSMRARGAQVTDIVVLVVAADDAVMPQTIEAIHHAKAANVPMIVAINKIDRPAADANKVRTDLLQHSVIVEKMSGDVQDVEVSALTGQGLDELLEAIALQSELLELTANPDRAAQGAVIEAQLDIGRGPVATVLIETGTLRRGDIFVVGEQWGKVRALIDDKGERIEEAGPSVPVEVLGLNGTPEAGDVLNVTSTEAQAREIAEYRANAAKEKRAAAGAAVTLDQLMANAKASESVSELPILVKGDVQGSTEAIVQAMAKIGNDEVRVRVLHSGVGAITESDIALAEASGAPVIGFNVRANASARQSANQKGVEIRYYSIIYDLVDDIKAAASGLLSAEVRENFIGYANIKEVFKVSNVGMIAGCLVTEGVARRSAGVRLLRDDVVIHEGTLKTLKRFKDEVPEVQSGQECGMAFEKYEDIRPNDVIEIFEREEVERTL is encoded by the coding sequence ATGAGCGATTCAGACGGCAAAAAGCCACTTGGTGTTACTCCCCGTCCCGGAAGCGTGAAGCAAAGCTTCAGCCACGGGCGTACCAAGAACGTTGTAGTTGAAACGAAGCGCAAGCGCGTTGTCGTGCCCAAGCCGGGTACCCCAAAGCCAGCTGGCAGCGGTTCTGCACCTTTGGGCGGTGATCCGTCCAAGCGGCCCGCAGGTATTTCGGACGTCGAGATGGCGCGTCGGATGAAGGCGCTGCAACTTGCCAAAGCCCGCGAAGTCGAAGACGCCGCAAAGCGTGATGCGGATGACAAAGAACGCGCTGAACAGCGTGAAATTCGTCGTGCAGAGATTGATGCCAAAGAGCGCGAAGAAAAAGAGCGCGAAGAGGCCGTCAAAGCCAAGAAAGACGAAGAAGAGCAAAAGAAGCGTGACGCCGAAGTTGCAGCGCAAGCTGCTGCTGCCCCTGCGGTCGTTGACCCAGAGTTGGCCCCAGCCCAGCGACGCGCGCCCCCAAGCGGCGGCTTACCTGTTGCAGCGCCACGCAAGAAAGAAGACGACCGAGACACCCGCAAGAACAAGGGTCAAGACGATGCCCGCCGCGGTGGCAAGCTGACGTTGAACCAAGCGCTGCGTGGCGGCGAAGGTGGCCGTCATCGGTCCATGGCGCAGATGAAGCGTAAACAAGACCGTGCTCGTCAAAAGGCTATGGGTCAAAACGTCGAGCGTGAAAAAGTTATGCGTGACGTTCAGGTTCCAGAAGCGATTGTCGTATCTGAATTGGCGAACCGGATGTCTGAAAAGGTGTCCGATGTTGTGAAGTCGTTGATGAACAACGGTATCATGGCGACGCAGAACCAATCCATTGACGCTGACACAGCAGAACTGATTGTCGAAGAGTTTGGCCACAGAGTTGTGCGTGTTTCTGATTCGGATGTCGAAGATGTGATTAAGATCATCGAAGATGACGCGAAAGATCTGAAGCCACGCCCACCGGTCATCACGATCATGGGCCACGTTGACCACGGTAAGACGTCGCTTCTTGATTCGATCCGCAATGCAAAAGTTGTGGCTGGCGAAGCGGGCGGCATTACGCAGCACATTGGTGCGTATCAAGTCACGACCGAAAGCGGCGCGAAGCTAACGTTCCTTGATACACCAGGGCACGCAGCGTTTACGTCGATGCGTGCCCGTGGTGCACAAGTCACGGATATCGTGGTTTTGGTTGTTGCGGCAGACGACGCAGTGATGCCACAGACAATCGAAGCGATCCACCACGCCAAAGCGGCGAACGTGCCGATGATCGTTGCGATCAACAAGATTGACCGTCCGGCAGCTGACGCAAACAAGGTTCGCACGGATCTGTTGCAGCACTCAGTGATCGTCGAGAAGATGTCTGGTGACGTGCAAGACGTCGAAGTATCGGCCCTAACTGGTCAAGGTCTTGACGAACTGCTTGAGGCGATTGCGTTGCAGTCCGAGTTGCTGGAACTGACGGCCAACCCAGATCGTGCCGCACAAGGTGCTGTGATTGAAGCGCAGTTGGACATTGGCCGCGGCCCTGTCGCGACCGTGTTGATTGAAACAGGTACGTTGCGCCGCGGTGATATCTTTGTTGTTGGCGAGCAGTGGGGCAAAGTCCGCGCGTTGATCGACGACAAAGGCGAACGTATCGAAGAGGCTGGCCCTTCCGTCCCTGTTGAGGTTCTTGGCCTGAACGGGACGCCGGAAGCGGGTGACGTTTTGAACGTAACATCCACCGAAGCGCAAGCGCGTGAGATTGCTGAATACCGCGCTAACGCTGCAAAAGAGAAACGCGCCGCCGCTGGTGCTGCTGTGACGCTGGACCAGTTGATGGCGAACGCAAAGGCAAGCGAAAGCGTTTCTGAGCTGCCGATCCTCGTCAAAGGCGACGTGCAAGGTTCGACCGAAGCAATCGTTCAGGCGATGGCCAAGATCGGTAACGACGAAGTGCGCGTGCGGGTTCTACATTCCGGTGTTGGTGCGATCACTGAAAGTGATATCGCCCTAGCCGAAGCCTCTGGTGCGCCAGTGATTGGCTTTAACGTACGTGCGAATGCATCCGCGCGTCAGTCGGCGAACCAAAAAGGCGTTGAGATTCGCTACTACTCGATCATCTACGATCTTGTGGACGATATAAAAGCGGCGGCGTCTGGTCTGTTGTCTGCCGAAGTTCGTGAGAACTTTATCGGCTACGCCAACATCAAAGAGGTCTTTAAGGTTTCTAACGTCGGCATGATTGCTGGTTGCTTGGTCACCGAAGGCGTCGCGCGACGTTCAGCTGGGGTGCGCCTGTTGCGTGATGATGTTGTGATCCACGAAGGCACACTTAAGACGCTTAAGCGTTTCAAGGATGAAGTGCCTGAAGTTCAGTCCGGTCAGGAATGTGGCATGGCGTTCGAGAAATACGAAGACATCCGTCCAAACGATGTCATCGAGATCTTTGAGCGCGAAGAAGTGGAACGCACGCTGTAA
- the mutT gene encoding 8-oxo-dGTP diphosphatase MutT has translation MKTVLVSAVALIDVDGRVLLAQRPEGKSMAGLWEFPGGKVEIGETPEAALIRELQEELGIDTWQSCLAPLTFASHSYDDFHLIMPLFACRKWDGTPTPREGQTLKWVRANQLRDYPMPAADVPLIPILRDWI, from the coding sequence ATGAAAACCGTGTTGGTCAGTGCGGTCGCGCTCATCGATGTCGATGGTCGTGTTTTGCTCGCGCAGCGGCCCGAAGGGAAGTCCATGGCGGGTCTTTGGGAATTTCCCGGCGGCAAAGTAGAGATTGGCGAAACACCCGAGGCTGCATTGATCCGCGAACTGCAAGAAGAGCTGGGCATTGATACATGGCAGTCCTGCCTTGCGCCTCTGACGTTCGCCAGCCACAGTTATGACGATTTCCATCTTATTATGCCGCTGTTCGCTTGTCGGAAATGGGACGGAACCCCGACCCCGCGCGAGGGCCAGACCCTTAAATGGGTGCGGGCAAACCAGCTGCGCGACTATCCGATGCCTGCCGCTGACGTGCCGCTGATTCCGATCTTACGTGATTGGATTTAG
- the nusA gene encoding transcription termination factor NusA yields the protein MAITSANQLELLQTAEAVAREKQIDPILVVEAMEESLARAAKSRYGSEMDIRVHIDRKTGKATFTRVRTVVAEAELENYQSEFTVEQAKEYMEDPEVGQEFIEEVPPVEMGRIAAQSAKQVILQKVREAERDKQYEDFKDRAGTIINAQVKREEYGNVIVDVGTGEAILRRNEKIGRESYRPNDRIRCYIKEVRREQRGPQIFLSRTDPQFMAELFKMEVPEIYEGIIEIKAVARDPGSRAKIAVISYDNSIDPVGACVGMRGSRVQAVVNELQGEKIDIIPWNEDMPTFLVNALQPAEVSKVVFDEDAERIEVVVPEEQLSLAIGRRGQNVRLASQLTGLDIDILTEEEESKRRQAEFELRTGLFIESLDLDEFFAQLLVSEGFTTLEEVAYVEVEELLVIDGVDADTASELQARARDVIEAKNNKAMENARALGVEDSLVEFEGLTPQMIEALANDGVKTLEDFATCADWELAGGWTVTDGERTKDDGSLEPFEVSLEEAQKMIMTARVMLGWVDPDDLVKDTEEEDCELSEEQEA from the coding sequence ATGGCGATTACCTCTGCCAACCAGCTGGAACTTTTGCAAACCGCCGAGGCCGTGGCCCGCGAAAAGCAGATTGACCCTATTTTGGTCGTTGAAGCGATGGAAGAATCCCTCGCACGCGCTGCAAAGTCGCGTTACGGATCTGAAATGGACATTCGTGTTCACATCGACCGCAAGACCGGCAAGGCGACGTTCACGCGGGTTCGTACGGTTGTGGCCGAGGCAGAGCTTGAGAACTATCAGTCTGAATTCACGGTTGAGCAGGCCAAAGAGTATATGGAAGACCCTGAGGTCGGCCAAGAGTTTATCGAAGAAGTCCCTCCCGTCGAGATGGGCCGCATCGCGGCACAATCTGCCAAGCAGGTGATCTTACAAAAGGTCCGCGAAGCCGAGCGCGACAAGCAATACGAAGACTTCAAAGACCGCGCCGGTACGATCATCAACGCGCAGGTTAAACGCGAAGAATATGGCAACGTCATCGTGGACGTTGGCACCGGCGAAGCGATCCTGCGCCGCAACGAAAAAATCGGCCGCGAAAGCTATCGCCCGAACGATCGCATCCGTTGCTACATCAAAGAAGTCCGTCGCGAACAGCGCGGCCCACAGATTTTCCTGAGCCGTACCGACCCGCAGTTCATGGCTGAATTGTTCAAGATGGAAGTGCCGGAGATCTACGAAGGCATCATCGAGATCAAGGCCGTTGCCCGTGATCCGGGTTCACGCGCCAAAATCGCAGTGATTTCATATGACAATTCCATCGACCCAGTCGGTGCTTGCGTTGGTATGCGCGGTTCGCGCGTGCAGGCTGTTGTGAACGAGCTTCAGGGTGAAAAGATCGACATCATCCCGTGGAACGAAGACATGCCAACATTCTTGGTGAACGCATTGCAGCCAGCCGAGGTTTCCAAGGTTGTGTTTGACGAAGACGCCGAGCGCATCGAAGTCGTTGTTCCAGAAGAGCAATTGTCGTTGGCGATTGGTCGTCGTGGCCAAAACGTGCGTCTTGCGAGCCAGCTGACAGGTTTGGACATCGACATCCTCACCGAGGAAGAAGAATCCAAGCGTCGTCAGGCTGAATTCGAACTGCGCACCGGATTGTTCATCGAATCACTCGATCTGGATGAATTCTTTGCACAGCTGTTGGTCTCCGAGGGTTTCACCACACTTGAAGAAGTTGCCTACGTTGAAGTCGAAGAACTGTTGGTTATCGACGGTGTTGATGCGGATACGGCCAGCGAATTGCAGGCCCGTGCGCGCGACGTGATCGAAGCCAAGAACAACAAGGCGATGGAAAATGCCCGCGCATTGGGTGTGGAAGATAGTCTTGTTGAATTCGAGGGTCTGACCCCCCAGATGATAGAAGCACTGGCGAACGATGGCGTGAAGACGCTTGAGGATTTCGCGACCTGTGCTGACTGGGAATTGGCCGGCGGCTGGACGGTCACGGACGGAGAGCGTACCAAAGACGACGGGTCGCTTGAACCATTTGAGGTGAGCCTTGAGGAAGCGCAGAAGATGATTATGACAGCGCGTGTGATGCTTGGTTGGGTGGATCCTGATGATCTTGTGAAAGATACCGAAGAAGAAGACTGTGAACTCAGCGAGGAACAGGAGGCCTGA
- the argJ gene encoding bifunctional glutamate N-acetyltransferase/amino-acid acetyltransferase ArgJ, translated as MAISPLAPASFPDLFVIEGVRFASIAAGVKYNDRQDVMLVELAAGTAVAGVFTRSATRSAPVLDCQSKMGGAADGRAAILVNSGNSNAFTGAAGERSVAAICDAVGAATGIQTDRIFTASTGVIGERLPHDRITAKVIDLAEGLTSSGIKDAAQAIMTTDTFPKGACAEVVIDEKTVRIAGIAKGSGMIAPDMATMLVYIFTDAKISQADLQTLLATLTDQTFNCITVDSDTSTSDSLMCAATGASGVDVTNSAGFTQTLHGVMLNLAHQVVRDGEGATKFVEVRVSGAASDADARKVGLSIANSPLVKTAIAGEDPNWGRIVMAVGKSGAQADRDRLTIRFGDILVAENGWVSPDYTEAAGAAYMKQQDLIIAVDLGIAGGLGTVWTCDLTHGYITINADYRS; from the coding sequence ATGGCTATTTCCCCACTCGCACCTGCCAGCTTTCCCGACTTATTTGTCATCGAAGGTGTGCGGTTCGCATCCATTGCGGCGGGGGTGAAATACAATGACCGACAAGACGTAATGTTGGTTGAGCTCGCCGCTGGCACGGCAGTTGCTGGGGTTTTCACGCGCTCGGCCACACGCTCCGCCCCAGTTTTGGACTGTCAGTCAAAAATGGGCGGTGCGGCGGATGGCCGCGCGGCGATTCTCGTGAATTCTGGGAATTCCAATGCGTTCACGGGGGCCGCTGGCGAACGCTCCGTTGCAGCAATATGTGACGCCGTCGGGGCGGCCACGGGCATCCAGACGGACCGTATCTTCACAGCGTCTACCGGTGTCATCGGTGAACGCCTGCCCCACGATCGCATCACAGCTAAGGTCATTGACCTTGCGGAGGGCCTTACGTCCAGCGGCATCAAAGACGCTGCCCAAGCGATTATGACCACTGACACATTCCCAAAAGGTGCATGCGCAGAAGTTGTCATTGACGAAAAAACGGTGCGCATCGCGGGCATCGCCAAGGGATCAGGGATGATCGCGCCCGATATGGCAACGATGTTGGTCTACATCTTTACTGACGCCAAGATTTCACAAGCCGATCTACAAACCCTGCTGGCAACGCTCACCGACCAGACGTTCAACTGCATCACTGTGGACAGTGACACATCCACCTCTGACAGCCTGATGTGTGCCGCTACCGGCGCTTCCGGCGTTGATGTAACCAATAGCGCTGGCTTCACCCAGACACTGCATGGCGTCATGCTCAACCTCGCCCACCAAGTGGTGCGCGACGGCGAAGGTGCCACCAAATTCGTCGAAGTCCGCGTGTCTGGTGCGGCCAGCGATGCTGATGCCCGCAAAGTTGGCCTGTCCATCGCCAATTCTCCCCTCGTTAAGACCGCCATCGCGGGCGAGGACCCTAACTGGGGCCGGATCGTCATGGCGGTTGGCAAGTCCGGTGCACAAGCTGACCGCGACCGCCTAACAATCCGGTTTGGTGATATCTTGGTAGCTGAAAACGGTTGGGTGTCGCCCGACTACACCGAAGCCGCGGGTGCAGCGTACATGAAACAACAAGATTTGATCATCGCCGTCGATCTTGGCATCGCGGGTGGCTTGGGCACTGTTTGGACCTGTGATCTGACCCACGGATACATCACCATCAACGCCGATTACCGTTCATGA
- a CDS encoding RNA-binding protein — protein MGRSGRTKDQDVSERRCIVTGEVTPKEGLIRFVIGPDNQVVPDILEKLPGRGMWVTATRAALDKAGRGQFSKSAKAAVTVPDGLTDEVERQMVRRVVDLIAMARKAGLAVAGFEKVKGWLGGGENVRALLQASDGSERGKTKLWTPEGARYFGCLTAQELGLAFGRGTVIHGALASGKLSNRVVEEAAKLKSLREIDGGEGTASEGIKAT, from the coding sequence ATGGGTCGCAGTGGGCGCACCAAAGACCAAGATGTCTCAGAGCGGCGGTGCATTGTCACAGGCGAGGTGACCCCAAAGGAGGGGTTGATCCGTTTTGTCATTGGTCCTGATAATCAGGTCGTGCCTGATATATTAGAAAAGTTGCCAGGTCGTGGCATGTGGGTTACTGCAACCCGCGCAGCACTTGACAAGGCGGGTCGCGGCCAGTTTTCCAAGTCCGCCAAGGCAGCCGTAACGGTGCCGGACGGATTAACTGACGAAGTGGAACGCCAAATGGTCCGCCGTGTTGTTGATTTGATCGCAATGGCCCGCAAAGCGGGTTTGGCGGTCGCCGGGTTCGAAAAAGTCAAAGGCTGGCTGGGCGGGGGCGAAAATGTCCGTGCGTTATTGCAGGCCTCTGATGGATCGGAACGCGGCAAGACGAAGCTATGGACGCCCGAAGGGGCGCGTTATTTTGGTTGCCTTACAGCCCAGGAATTGGGTTTGGCATTCGGACGGGGAACTGTGATACATGGGGCTCTCGCCTCTGGCAAACTCAGTAACCGTGTTGTAGAGGAAGCCGCGAAGCTTAAGAGCTTGCGCGAGATAGACGGCGGTGAAGGCACCGCCTCGGAAGGAATAAAAGCTACATGA